In one window of Photobacterium leiognathi DNA:
- the pheS gene encoding phenylalanine--tRNA ligase subunit alpha, with product MQHLDEIIANATAAIEQADSLVALDEVRVQFLGKKGHLTLQLQALGKLPPEERRTAGQEINKAKQAVQTLLVERKDGLQRAELEAKLAAETIDVSLPGRRIENGGLHPVTRTIERIESFFGELGFTTEAGPEIEDAFHNFDALNIAEDHPARTDHDTFFFNPDLMLRTHTSGVQIRTMENGQPPFRFIAPGRVYRNDYDQTHTPMFHQVEGMLVDENVNFAQLKGILHDFLCNFFEEEVEVRFRPSFFPFTEPSAEVDVKGKNGKWLEVLGCGMVHPNVLRSVNIDPEKYSGFAFGMGVERLTMLRYGVNDLRAFFENDLRFLKQFK from the coding sequence ATGCAACATCTAGACGAGATTATTGCCAACGCAACGGCAGCTATTGAGCAGGCTGATTCATTAGTCGCTCTGGACGAAGTCCGAGTTCAATTCCTAGGTAAGAAGGGTCACCTAACTCTTCAACTTCAAGCCCTAGGTAAATTACCACCAGAAGAACGTCGTACTGCTGGTCAAGAGATCAACAAAGCGAAGCAAGCAGTGCAAACACTACTTGTAGAGCGTAAAGATGGCCTACAACGTGCAGAGCTTGAAGCTAAGCTTGCGGCTGAGACTATCGATGTTTCTCTTCCAGGTCGTCGTATTGAAAATGGTGGCTTACACCCAGTAACACGCACAATTGAGCGTATTGAAAGTTTCTTTGGTGAGCTTGGTTTTACAACTGAAGCTGGCCCTGAAATTGAAGATGCTTTCCACAACTTCGATGCGCTAAACATTGCTGAAGATCACCCTGCACGTACTGACCACGATACGTTCTTCTTCAACCCAGATCTAATGCTACGTACGCACACATCTGGTGTTCAGATCCGTACAATGGAAAATGGTCAACCACCATTCCGTTTCATTGCACCTGGCCGTGTATACCGTAATGACTACGATCAAACTCACACACCAATGTTCCACCAAGTGGAAGGTATGTTAGTTGACGAAAATGTAAACTTTGCGCAACTAAAAGGTATTCTTCACGATTTCCTATGTAATTTCTTTGAAGAAGAAGTTGAAGTGCGTTTCCGTCCTTCTTTCTTCCCATTCACTGAGCCTTCAGCTGAAGTTGACGTTAAAGGTAAGAACGGTAAGTGGTTAGAAGTACTAGGCTGTGGCATGGTACACCCTAATGTTCTACGTTCAGTTAACATCGATCCTGAGAAGTACTCAGGCTTTGCATTTGGTATGGGCGTTGAGCGTCTAACTATGCTTCGTTACGGCGTTAACGATTTACGTGCGTTCTTCGAGAACGACTTACGTTTCCTAAAACAGTTTAAGTAA
- the rpmI gene encoding 50S ribosomal protein L35, with product MPKMKTNRGAAKRFKKTAGGFKFKHATKRHILTKRTTKNKRQLRPNAILPKCEVAAVARMLPFA from the coding sequence ATGCCAAAGATGAAAACAAATCGTGGCGCAGCTAAGCGCTTCAAAAAAACAGCTGGTGGCTTTAAGTTTAAGCACGCTACTAAGCGTCACATCCTGACTAAACGTACTACTAAGAACAAACGTCAGCTTCGTCCAAATGCAATCCTTCCTAAGTGTGAAGTGGCTGCAGTTGCTCGTATGCTTCCGTTCGCTTAA
- the rplT gene encoding 50S ribosomal protein L20, with amino-acid sequence MPRVKRGVQARARHKKVLKQAKGYYGARSRVYRVAFQAVTKAGQYAYRDRRQKKRTFRQLWIARINAAARQNGMSYSRLINGLKKASIEIDRKILADIAVFDKATFTVLVEKAKAAL; translated from the coding sequence ATGCCTCGCGTAAAACGTGGTGTACAAGCACGTGCACGTCACAAGAAAGTTCTTAAACAAGCTAAAGGTTACTACGGTGCACGTTCACGTGTTTACCGCGTAGCTTTCCAAGCTGTTACTAAAGCTGGTCAATACGCTTACCGTGACCGTCGTCAGAAGAAACGTACTTTCCGTCAACTATGGATTGCACGTATCAACGCTGCTGCACGTCAAAACGGTATGTCTTACAGCCGTTTAATCAACGGTCTGAAGAAAGCATCTATCGAAATCGATCGTAAGATCCTTGCAGATATCGCTGTATTCGACAAAGCTACTTTCACTGTTCTTGTGGAAAAGGCAAAAGCTGCACTGTAA
- a CDS encoding YiaA/YiaB family inner membrane protein, whose translation MMKKQNNYWLTYAKATFAIAAIAMIISIVKLPGDLIIKGYYSICSLFLVSATITLSKAVRDEAESDRLINKIEEAKTAKLLNDIDD comes from the coding sequence ATGATGAAAAAACAAAATAACTACTGGTTAACTTATGCTAAAGCAACCTTCGCTATTGCAGCCATTGCAATGATCATTAGCATTGTAAAGCTACCAGGTGATTTGATCATCAAAGGCTATTACAGTATCTGTAGCTTATTTTTAGTCAGTGCCACGATCACATTAAGCAAAGCTGTTCGGGATGAGGCGGAGTCAGATCGCTTAATCAACAAAATTGAAGAAGCGAAAACAGCCAAATTACTTAACGACATTGATGACTAA